A section of the Leptospira kobayashii genome encodes:
- the gshA gene encoding glutamate--cysteine ligase, with protein sequence MAKPKLLSRFHKKTAKTLLTADHIDCLLSAKHGLERESLRVDSKGNISRKNHPTALGSALVHPLIKTDFAEPQIEYATEARKTIPDTLRELTELHAFTLRKLEKETLWPFSMPSPLPKDNEIPIGVYGTSKEGRKKNIYRRGLGFRYGRKMQTISGVHYNLSFDKCLLGKLSEIRYKKPLGKETQSQIYFDTIRNFNRLSPALLYLFGASSLIDESFVKLGKEFKKLDKKTYNAPFATTLRLSNIGYTSDVQAKLPISVNSLKDYATDMCIAVSKPYPGYKKYSVKPENQLNDHYLQIENEFYSLVRPKQVPHGDERVLDALMERGVEYLEIRLLDLDPFSPIGVEENRLYFIHMLLLYCLLSDSPPADKKEIKIWRSNQEKTTWLGRKPNTSIQFLGETWNLHEFIYQLLAELQPLADLLDKNDTENGPYSKAWEVQWEKWNDPSLLSSSVSELDLKINKMSFHEFGLKLSASHSQFLREYPLTKEKMEYFEALAKESLEEQKAMENQEGSHLKKNQKPIQLKPLNICSAGI encoded by the coding sequence ATGGCCAAACCTAAATTACTTTCAAGATTTCATAAAAAGACTGCAAAAACTCTGCTGACCGCAGATCATATCGATTGTTTGCTTTCCGCAAAACATGGGTTAGAGAGAGAATCTCTTCGGGTGGATTCCAAAGGAAACATTTCCAGAAAAAATCATCCTACGGCTCTAGGGTCGGCTCTCGTCCATCCTCTGATCAAAACCGATTTTGCGGAACCACAGATTGAATACGCCACGGAAGCCCGCAAAACAATTCCTGACACCTTGCGAGAGTTGACCGAACTTCACGCATTTACACTTCGCAAACTGGAAAAGGAAACGCTTTGGCCTTTCAGTATGCCGAGTCCCTTGCCTAAAGATAATGAAATTCCTATCGGAGTTTACGGAACAAGTAAAGAAGGTAGAAAAAAGAATATCTACAGAAGAGGTCTTGGTTTTCGTTACGGCAGAAAAATGCAAACTATTTCCGGAGTGCATTACAATTTGTCATTTGACAAATGTTTGCTCGGAAAGCTTTCTGAAATCCGTTATAAAAAACCATTGGGTAAAGAAACCCAAAGCCAGATTTACTTTGATACGATTCGGAATTTCAACAGGCTTTCTCCCGCACTACTTTATCTTTTCGGGGCTTCCAGTCTGATAGACGAATCTTTTGTCAAACTGGGAAAAGAATTTAAAAAACTCGATAAAAAAACATATAACGCGCCTTTTGCTACGACTCTTCGTTTGTCTAATATCGGTTACACGAGTGATGTGCAGGCAAAACTTCCCATTTCGGTCAACTCCCTAAAAGATTATGCGACCGATATGTGTATCGCTGTATCCAAACCCTATCCCGGTTATAAAAAGTATTCGGTGAAACCGGAGAACCAATTGAATGATCATTATCTGCAGATAGAAAATGAATTTTATTCGTTGGTTCGCCCCAAACAAGTTCCCCATGGAGACGAAAGAGTTTTGGATGCGCTTATGGAACGGGGAGTCGAGTATTTGGAGATTAGGCTTTTGGATCTGGATCCTTTTTCTCCGATCGGTGTGGAAGAAAATAGACTCTATTTCATTCATATGTTGCTTTTGTATTGTTTGCTATCCGATTCCCCTCCCGCCGATAAAAAAGAGATTAAAATTTGGAGATCCAATCAGGAAAAAACTACTTGGTTGGGTAGAAAACCGAATACATCCATTCAATTTTTAGGTGAAACCTGGAATTTGCACGAGTTCATTTATCAGTTGTTAGCTGAACTGCAACCTCTTGCCGATCTATTGGACAAAAACGATACCGAGAACGGACCTTATTCCAAAGCTTGGGAAGTTCAATGGGAAAAATGGAATGATCCTTCTTTGCTTTCTTCCTCGGTCTCCGAGTTGGATCTGAAAATCAACAAAATGAGTTTTCATGAATTCGGATTAAAACTTTCCGCAAGCCATAGCCAGTTTTTAAGGGAATATCCTTTGACAAAAGAAAAAATGGAATACTTTGAAGCATTGGCTAAAGAATCTTTGGAAGAGCAGAAAGCAATGGAAAACCAGGAAGGTTCCCATTTGAAGAAAAATCAAAAACCGATCCAATTGAAACCGTTAAATATTTGTTCGGCGGGTATTTGA